Below is a window of Culturomica massiliensis DNA.
CAAGGCAAATATATCTTCGCTCAACTTACAGATTTTCTTCCCCGTCGTGTCTTTGACCGTTTGGTAGAGAAGTATTCCGGGAATAAGAAAATCAGAACATTCACCTGTTGGAATCAGATGCTGTGCATGATTTTCGGACAACTGACCGCCCGAGATAGTATGCGTGAGCTTATGCTCAGCCTTGAGGCACACAAGAGCAAGTACTATCACTTGGGATTCGGTGCAACAGTTAGCCGTACCAATCTGGGGAAAGCAAACCGGAATAGAGATTATCGTATCTACGAAGAATTTGCTTATACCCTGATTGCGGAAGCCCGTAATAGCTACAACAAAAATGACTTCGAGGTGAAAGTTGACGGTAATGTTTATGCCTTTGATTCCTCCACCATAGACCTTTGTCTGAATGTTTTTTGGTGGGCGGAATTTAGGAAACACAAAGGAGGCATCAAACTTCATACCTTGTATGATGTAAAGACTTCCATACCGACAATCGTACTGGTAACCAATGCTAAAGTACATGACGTAAACATGCTGGATGAGTTGAGTTATGAAAAGGGAAGTTTCTATATCATGGATAAAGGATATGTTGACTTCACCCGTTTGCATAAGCTTCACACCTGTGGTGCTTACTTCGTTACACGTGCAAAGGATAATATGAGATTCCGTAGAATGTATTCCCGTGAAGTCGATAAAACAACCGGAATAAAATGTGACCAGATTGGAATACTTGAAACGTATAAATCGCTCAAAGCATATCCGGACAAACTTCGGCGGGTTAAATACTACGATGAAGAACTGGGCAGAGAATTTGTGTTCATCACCAACAACATGGAACTCTCAGCAGAGGAAGTAGCCTTGCTATACAAGAACCGTTGGCAGGTGGAACTATTTTTCAAATGGATAAAGCAACACCTGAAAGTAAAATCTTTTTGGGGAACCACGATGAATGCAGTCAAGACACAAGTCTACTGTGCCATCATAACATACTGTCTGGTTGCCATTGTCGCTTACAAATTGAAAGTTAACCGTCCAATCTACGAAATCCTACAAATTTTGAGTTTTTCTCTACTGGATAAAACGCCTGTAAGAGAGATACTTACCAATTGCGATTACAAAAATGTCAAAGAACTAAATTATAAACAATTGAAAATCAGCTGGGACTAAGTGCCCAGCAGTGTTGTTTCGTCTTTATGCAAAAATTAATACATAACAAATATTGATATGCTGAAATCTTACAATTTCCCTAGCGTATACGAAGCAACTAATCAGGAACTTAGTAATGTCGCTGAAAACATTCTGGATGGAATAAAAATTACGGTTGATGACAACGAGTATATTGTAGGTAACCTGGCTCTTGTGGAAGGTTATTCCCCTCATAAAAATATCAACCCGGCTCCTACCGAAGAAGAATACAAATTATTATGTAATGCGGCTTTGTTACTGACCCAGCCGAAAGGTGAGGAAGAGATTTACCTGACCACCGGTTTCCCGTTCTCAACCTATATGTTATACCGGGATAAGGCTGCTGAAATTCTACAGGGACGCCACATCATCAACTATGATGCTTCTACGTTCGGAGGTCCGGCAAATGCCAAAAGAGAAGTAAATGTCGGTAAAGTGGAAATTATTCCTGAAATCATGGGGTGTACCACTGCCATTCGGGAAGGTAAATTGCAGGAAAAGGAAAATTTCTTCATCGTCAGCCTCGGATACGGTACATGCGAAGCTGTTGTAAGCACCCGTGCCGGTTTAATCAACCGTTCAGCGATCAGTACCCACGGTTTACGCCATGCTGTGAATTTATTAGCGAATGAATTGGCAAAAAGTTTTTATTTAAATCTGAAAACCGAACACCAGATCGATGTTGCTTTCCAGAAAGGCAGTATTACGGTAAACCGTGTAAAACACAATATCCTGGATATTCGGGAAAAAGTATTGAAAATATACTATTCAGAAATCATTGCTCCTAATTTGAGAAAAGCATTCACGGACGATGATTTCAACAAATGCTCCAAAATGTATTTAGTCGGAGGAGGTGCTCTGTATCCCGAATTGATCGACTGCTTTAAAGAAGAATTCGGAGAATTCGTAAGCGTTGAAGTCTATCCGGAACCGGAAAAATGTGCTTCTCACGGATATTGCCTCCATTCAAAAATAAAATCCAATGTCGCTAAATCTGCTATCCCGAACAATGTGGATGCCGATGAAATAAAGATTTTCAGAAATCCTCAGTTAGCGGTCGGTATGGATATAGGAAACGCAAATACTTGCGTCACGATATACAAAGATGGCGAATGACCATAGACGCCTGTACCGGTAAAAGAGTTGTTCCGCAAATGGGACAACTCTTTCTTTTGACCAAATGCCTTAATCAATTATAACAAAATACACAATGGAACTTTTAGAACAAATAAAGGCAAACGCTAAAGAATGCCAGAAAAGAATCGTACTCCCCGAAGGAACAGAAGAACGTACCCTGAAAGCTGCAGAAGTTATTCTCAGCGAAGGTCTCGCACAACTCATTCTTTTAGGTAAACCGGCCGATATCAAAGCCAAAGCTGAAGCATTGAATTTGCACCACATCGACTCTGCAACGATTATCGATCCGGTAGCTCACGCTAAAAAAGACGCCTATATCGATTTGTTGGTCGAATTGCGCAAAAGCAAAGGCATGACAAAAGAGCAAGCGTTAAAGCTTGTTGAAGACCCCTTATACCTTGCCACCCTTATGATCAAAAACGGAGATGCAGACGGAGAAGTTGCCGGAGCTATCAATGCAACAGGCGACGTATTGCGTCCTGCTTTTCAGATTGTAAAAACCGAACCGGGTATTTCCGTTGTTTCCGGAGCATTTATGTTATTGACCAACAAACCGGAATTCGGTGAAAACGGACTGTTGGTGGTAGCCGACTGTGCCGTACATCCGAATCCTACGGCAGAAGAACTGGCACAGATTGCTGTCGTTACGGCCCGTACAGCCCGTAATATTGCCAAAATAGAACCCCGCGTTGCTATGTTGAGCTTCTCTACCAAAGGTTCCGCTAAAAATGAGCTTGTAGATAAAGTCGTTAAAGCAACCGAACTTGCCAAACAAATGGCTCCCGACGTTATGATCGACGGAGAACTGCAAGCCGATGCCGCTCTCGTTCCCTCTGTCGGACAATTGAAAGCACCGGGAAGCCCTGTAGCCGGAAAAGCCAATGTTTTGATATTCCCTACACTGGAAGTCGGCAATATCAGCTACAAGCTGGTACAACGTATTGCGGGCATAGAAGCAGTCGGTCCCGTATTGCAAGGTATGGCTGCTCCGATCAACGACCTTTCACGAGGCTGTTCCGTAAGCGACATCATCAATATGGTTGCCATTACAGCAAACCAGGCTGCCGGATTGATGAAATAAAAGACATATTCAAAATTACAAACGGCAATTTGAAGCAGGCAATTTTCTGTATCAGATTGCCAATTTTCAAATATCAAAAGTGCATCGGCACAAAACAAAAGGAAATGAATATATTAGTATTGAATTGCGGTAGTTCTTCTATCAAATACCAATTATTGGATATGAAGGCACAACCGGTCATTTTAGCGAAAGGTTTAGTTGAAAAAATCGGCCTTCCCATGGGCATTTTTACACATAAACCGGAAGGCAAAGAAAAACTCGTTATCGAACAGCCTATCCCCGATCATGTCGACGGTATGGATTTGATCCTAAAGGCTTTAATCGATAAAAAATACGGCGTTATCGATTCTCTGAATGAAATCAATGCTGTCGGTCACCGTATCGCCCACGGCGGAGAATACTTTTCTCACAGCGTACTTATAGATGAAGACGTAAAAGCTAAAATCAAAGCATGCAGTGAAATTGCACCTTTACACAACCCGGCACACCTCAAAGGCATTACGACAATGGAACGTCTGTTACCTTCCGTACCGCAGGCTGCTGTATTCGATACCTCATTTCATCAAACACTCCCTCCGAAGGCGTTCATATACGGTATCCCTTACGAATATTACGAGAAATACGGAGTACGGAAATACGGCTTCCACGGCACTTCTCATAAATTCGTAGCTGAAAAGGCCTGTCAGATTCTGGGCTGGAATATAGCAGAGAAAAAAATCATCACCTGCCATCTCGGAAACGGAGCCTCCATTACAGCCATAGACAAAGGCAAATCCGTAGACACCTCTATGGGTTTCACCCCTGTTGCCGGCGTGATTATGGGAACCCGTTGCGGGGATCTGGACATCGGAGCCTTACTTTACATTTGTGATAAAAAGCAATTTACCAGTCTGGAAGCCGTCCGCTTAACCAATAAAGAATCCGGGGTATACGGTATTTCAGGCGTTTCGTCCGATTTCAGGGAATTGGATGCTGCCGTTGCAGAAGGCAACCAAAGAGCTCAACTCGCTATTGAAGTATTCTGTTACGACGTTAAAAAATACATCGGCTCCTATGCCGCTGTTTTAAACGGCGTTGATTTGATTGTATTTACCGGAGGAATCGGTGAAAACAACAGTATCGTACGTGAAATGGTATGTAACGGTCTGGAATACCTCGGGGTTGATTTCGATTCAAACATCAATCAGCAGGCCAGAGGTGTAGACCGGACACTTTCCAAAGCAGATTCCAAAGTAAGAGTAATGACCATTACAACAGACGAAGAACTGGTTATTGCTACCGATACCATGGAACTGGTCAAATCCATAAAATAAATTAAGCCCGATTCATAAAAAAAATCGTACGGAAATCCGTACGATTTTTTATTTTAACACTCAATCGCAGTTTATTCAACAGGAGTCACAGGACCGTCCACCAGGAAATTTTCATCCGTTTTCAGTGTTACTTCTATCGGACTCTGAGGATATTCCATAATCAGAGAACCTCCGTTGGATTCGGTTCTGGCTGCTGCGAAAGCAATATATACGACATCGTTCTCCGTCAGATTGACAAATCCATTCGTTGCACGATATACAATATCTCTTAATTTAATACGTGCAGAAGTCGGTAATTTCTGGTTTGTATCCCATCCCCAATAAACGAAATTGGCATAGCAACGTTTAAATTCATACGGACTGCTCTCTGAACTTTTGGCTCCCAAAGCAAACATCAGATAATAAGCGGTGGCATTTTCTACGGTTCCGTCCACCTCCATCGAAATCTCTCCATTTTTCATTTCGAACTTTTTCAATTTCAGCGTACCCAACGGCTTGGTTTTATCAATATTCAACGTAAAACCGGCAACCGCACTTTCCTCTTTGGTATTCGTTACCGTAAATTTATAACCTCCGTTCGGCATTTCCCGTCTCCATTGCAAAGAAGTTTCAGGTATCTCCCATACATTTACATTAAACACTTGTCTCATAAAAAGAAAAGGATTATCTGCAGAAATAACCTCTGCACTTTTCATCGTCTCATTGGCCGTTACATTCAAATATACAGCGAAATCATTGTTTTTCTGCAATATGTATCCGCCCGGATAAGCGGTAAACTCCGGATCATTCGACTTCACACAGCCGCTCATCATTACCGGCAAAGCAGCAATGACCAATAAACTTTTTAAATTCTTTAATGTTTTCATACTTAATTGTTTTTGTCAATAAAAATTCCCGTATTTATTAATTGTCTGCGAATATCTGCATTTTTTTTCACAGCTACAAGAAAAAAAGGATTTTATGTAACTTTTTATCGTTTTCAGGGTACATATAAGTTGTAAATTTTAGATTGTAAATTTTAAATTATCTGACAAACAGATTCGTTGCCGGATTCATTTAATCTAAAATTACAATTAAATTATAACCACGCGATACGTTGTAATTATTCGAGAGATATGAAAAAAATAATTTTACTACTCTTATTGTTTGGAGGAAGCTCATTCCTGTTTGCTCAACACCTAAGCTTCCAATCTTCAAAAACCGATTCACTGGACGCTAAAACCCTATTCGAGCGCATTACCAGTCTGGAAAAGAAAACGGAAAAACTCAACATTTTTCTGAATACCCAGGGGAGTTTCAATGCTTATCCGAACGGTAACGACACCGAGCAGGCCACATTTAAAATGGACCAGCTCCGGATCGAAGTAAAAGGAAATATCAACAAATGGATATTCTACCGTTATCGTCAGCGTCTGAACCGCAGCAACAACCCCCAGGTTCTGGACAACCTGCCCACTTCCATCGACTATGCAGCCATCGGTTTTCAGATCACACCTAAATTTTCCTTTTTTGCCGGGAAGCAATCGACCGTATACGGCGGCATCGAGTTTGATTTAAACCCGATAGAGGTATACCAATATTGCGATATGCTGGAATACATGCAAAACTTCCTGACCGGAGTCGATTTTGCCTACTGGATCACCGATAATCACGAGCTCCAGTTTCAAATCGTAGATTCCAGGAACGGTTCTTTCGAAGAGATGTTCGGACAGGTGGACCCGGGTATAAAACCGGCAAAAACACCTTTAGGATACACATTAAACTGGAACGGCAGTTTTCTGGAGAATATGATCAACACCCGTTGGTCTGTCTCGGTATTCCACGATGCAACCAATAAAAACATGTACTATTATGCGCTGGGGAATCAGTTAAACCTGAAACGCTTTCACATGTATTTCGATTTCATGTATTCCCGGGAAGAACTGGACCGTAAAGGCATTATCTCGCGTATGGGATACAAGGCCGGATTTGACAACCGGGCACTGAATACCCGCTATATGTCGCTGGTTGCCCATTTCAACTATCGCATCCGTCCGAAAATCAATATTTTTCTCAAAGGGATGTATGAAACGGCTTCCGTTACCAAAAGCAATCAGGAATATGCCAAAGGGAAATACAGTACCTCCTGGGGCTACATCGGAGGTATAGAGTATTATCCGATGCGTGAAAATCTGCATTTTTTCCTGACCTATGTAGGCCGTTCGTTCGACTATACCCAATGTGCAAAGACGTTAGGCATGTCTGACAGTAACCCGCAACGCATATCGGCAGGTCTTATCTACCAGATTCCGATTTTCTAGTCTGTAATTTCAGATTCACGTCAATAAAAAATGCGTGAATCTGAAATTGTTATATCAATATCCGAGTATACCGGTTCGTTCAAACTCTTCCGGATTATCGACAAACTGACGGGCTGCCTCCCGGTCTGCATCCGTCAGGTAGTACATCATCTCGGAAAAAGTAAATTTCACCTCTTCCCGCTCCATATTCACCAAACGGGGACGAATTTTTCCATTCTCATCTTCTACATCCTGCAAATAAACCGGAATAACCTGCTGATTGATATCCACAGCCACCATACATCCCGAACAACCGGCTTCGTACAATTTCTTTACTCCGATTCCCAGAGTCGTACAATAACTCAAATCGTAAGCACAGGGATCCGTACAACGCAAGGAATATCCGACCTCTACGGGACGGCTGACGATATTCAGACCGATGGCTTGCAAACGCCGGCGCACAATCTTATTCAAAGCCTGGGCCTTGCCAACATCGCTCAGTTCCGGATGCCCGTGGGCATCGTAATCGAAAACAATACCGGAAGCAGCGATATCCTCGTCCTTCAAAAAGTGAAATATACCTTCACTCACAACCACCACGCCTGAATTAACACCGCATACCCGCCGTTTCAACATAGCCGATATGATCAGGCGTACAATTTTATCCATGGTAATCTCCGTATGGGCAAACATTTCCGGAATTATGATCGTGGCCGCCTGTATACTCTTACCGATCTCGTATGCCAAATGTCCGGCTTCACGCCCCATAGACATTAATATATACCAGTTTTGAGTAGTCGCAGCCTCGGCCTTTATTACTTTACCGATATTTACGCCCATTTCCCGGGCGGACATAAAACCGAAAGTAGGCACGCCTTCCGGTAAAGGCAAATCGTTATCGATGGTTTTAGGCACATGTATATTTTTCACCTCCAATTGACAGGCAGACAAATATTTTGTCAAACGGTTGGCAGTAGATGCCGTATCGTCCCCTCCGATCGTTACCAGCAATTCAATACCGTATTTTACAAACAAGCGCGATGAAAAATCTTCATCTTTCGGCTTGAAACGGCTCATCCGGATCATTGAACCGCCTCTCGTAAAAATACAATCTGCCTTCTCAAAAGTAAGTTCCTCTACATCCGGATTCTCCCCAAACAGTCCTTTATACCCTTCATGAATAGCCAATACCCGGTAACCGGCCTTCAGAAAAACTTTTGTGACAGTAGCCACTACTGTATTAATGCCCGGTGCCGGCCCCCCTCCACACAATATCGCAATAGTTTTCATTTTCAATACCTCATTTCAAATTATAAAAGCAAAAAGTTGCCTGAAAACTCATCTTCCCACTCCGGGATAATACCGTGCCACGACAGTTTTATCCTATTCGGAATAACAAAAGAAAAGTTTTCAGACAGCCTTCTTGTCTCAATACCAATATTTATTTCAACCGGGCTTTAATCTCTTTGGAAGCAGCCTCGTATCCGGGCTTATCCAACAAAGCGAACATATTGTTCTTATATGCTTCCACTCCAGGCTGGTCAAAAGGATTCACTCCGGACATGGAACCGGAAATACCACAAGCCAGTTCAAAGAAATAGAATAACTGACCGATATACTCAGCATTCAATGCCGGCATACTCACCAGCATATTGGGAACCCCTCCGTCGACATGTGCGATGCGGGTCCCCAGTTCTGCCATTTTATTTACGGCATCTACCCGCTTACCGGCCAGGAAATTCAATTTATCAAGGTTGGCTTCATCGGCCGGAATTTCCACTTTATATTGGGAATTCTCTACAGATATGACCGTTTCCATCATCATCCGGGGACCTTGCTGTATGTATTGTCCCATTGAGTGCAAATCTGTCGTAAAGTCAACACCGGCAGGAAATATACCTTTGTGCTCCTTCCCTTCGCTTTCTCCGTACAATTGTTTCCACCATTCTGTAATATAATGCAGTTTCGGATTGAAATTGGCCAACAATTCAACGGCATATCCTTTGCGATGCAAAGCCGTACGGGCTGCAGCATATTCCAAGGCAATACTGCCTTGCTTTTCCAGACACTCTTTCTGCATTTCCACTGCACCTTTTACCAGGGCCTTGATATCAAAACCGGCTATAGCGATAGGTAACAATCCGACAGGAGTCAACACCGAGAAACGGCCTCCTACATTATCCGGAATCACGAAGGACTTATAGCCTTCCTGATCCGCCAGCGTACGCAAAGCTCCCTTGCTGGCATCTGTAATGGCAACAATCCGTTTACCGGCTTCAGCCTTGCCTACCTTTGCTTCCAGCATTTCTTTCAGCAAGCGGAAAGCAATTGCAGGTTCGGTTGTCGTTCCCGACTTAGAAATCACACAAATACCGAATTCCTTATCAGACAAGTAATTCATCAATTCGTGATAATAGTCTTCTCCGATATTATGTCCGGCAAAAATAACCTTCATCCCGGCATCTCCGAAGTTATGAAAACTGTCAGCCAATGCCTCGATAACAGCACGGGCGCCCAGATAGGAACCTCCGATCCCGATCACAACGACCACATTGGTACGGGCCCGCAATTCCCGGGCTGTGTTCTCTATATCATTCAACTCTGCTATACCGATACGGGTAGGTAAATCCAACCACCCCAAAAAATCATTTCCTTTACAGCTACCGTTTTTCAAACTTTCTAAAGCATTTTTAGCTTCCGGAAACAACGCACTTATTTCCTCTTTTTTTACGAAATTACAGATATGGCTGTAATCAAATTTAATACTGTTCATAAGCTTTATTGTTATATGTACTCTATCATAATTAGCTGATATATTCAAATACCGCAATAATTTCTATTTAAGTAAATAGCATAAACACAACCTAAATTTCTATCAAGTAAGTCCATCGACTCACTACATCGAATTAAATATCTTTATTTTTTCTTTGTCTTCAATAAATCCCGGTATTTGGAGGCCGTCTCGTAGTCCTCGCGCTGAATGGCTTCTTCCATCAGTTTCGTCAACTCTTGTACCGTATAGTCTTTGTATTGATTTTCTTCGACATTGATCACACTGTTGTGAATCTCCCCCTGCTGTTGTTCACGTACTTCCTGGCTAACCAGAATACCGGCTTTTTCGATTATTTCCGGGGTCGTGTAAACCGGACATCCGAATCTCAATGCCAAAGCGATGGCATCCGATGTCCGGGAATCGATCTTTATCGTATTTGAAGGAGTCTCGAAATAGAGCTCCGAATAAAATATCCCGGCGTCCAACCGATATATAAAAACCTCTTTTAAAGTCACACTTAAACTATCTGTCAACGATTTGATCAGATCATGAGTCAACGGACGCTGTGGCTGTAATTTTTCCAGTTGAATAGCGATTGACTGGGCTTCGGGCATTCCGATAATGATAGGAATACGGTGAAGATCTGCTTCGTCGGTCAAGATCAATGCATACGCACCGGTTTGAGCCATACTATACGATAATCCTAAAATCTTCAGTTTAATCCTTTCCATAATCGATTCGTTTACGACATTTTGTCAAAGATGTATTCATCTGAATTAACGACTTCTACCCGTTTAAGTTTCAATATTCAATTACAATGTATCGTTTAAATCACATTTCAACCGTTTAATACATACGCTGGCCAAACCTCCCAGACTTGTCTCCCGGTATTTGGCCTGCATGTCTCTTCCGGTTTCCATCATCGTTTTGACTACCTCGTCGAAAGAAACCATATGACGCCCGTCAGAAAACAAGGCGTATAAAGCTGCTTCCCGAGCTTTTTGAGCTACAAAAGCATTCCGTTCTATACAGGGAATCTGTACATAGCCCAATACCGGATCACAGGTCAATCCTAAATTATGCTCAAAGCCCATTTCGGCAGCATACTCAATCTGCCGGGGAGTCCCTCCCCAAATTTGAGTAGCTGCGCCGGCAGCCATTGCGCAGGCCGTACCCAATTCACCCTGGCACCCCACTTCGGCGCCGGAAATAGAACCGTTACTCTTGACAATATTACCGATCAGAGCTGCTGTCGCCAATCCCCGGATAATACGGTAATCGGGCATTTTCTGATCGTGCTTCAAAAAATACATGACAGCCGGTACAACCCCCGAAGCCCCGCATGTCGGTGCCGTCACGACCCGTCCGCCTCCGGCATTTTCTTCCGATACGGCCAGGGCTGCGGCAAAAAGCATCCCCATCGGCCGGGATGAACCGGAGGACTGCATCGCCTTTATATTGTATGAACTGGCTTTACGGGCTAATTTCAAAGCTCCGGGCAACACCCCTTCAGCCTGTAATCCCTTTTCCAGCGTCTCCTGCATTTGCTTCCAAACCTCTTCCAGATAAATAAAAATCTCTTCCCCTTCATACTTCGTCACATAATCCACAAATGTACACCCTTCATCCAAACACCATCTGATCACTTCCGACATCGAGGTTGTCGGATAAACGTCTCCTCCGTCAAACGTACCTATTTCATCCCACAACGCTCCCCCGCCGATACTATATACCGTCCAACTGTCGATCACCTGCCCCTGAGATATGGCTTCAAACACCATACCGTTCGGATGTTTCGGCAAGGTGATATCCGGTTTCCAGATAATTTCCGTATCCTCCGGACGGGGTACAACCTTCATAATCGCCGTATCCGTACCATGCCCTTTTCCTGTTAATGCCAGGCTTCCGTACAAAGTAACCCTGATTTTCTCCACCTCCGGGTGTCTCCCGACAAAAAAACCGGCCGCACGGCTGGGTCCCATGGTATGACTGGAAGAAGGGCCATATCCGATATTGTAAATTTCACGTATTGATTTCATCGTTAATTCTGCTTCTTTCCTTAAAGATTCAATTATTGATTGTCGATAATTTAAACTAAAAATAGCAGGCCTGTAAGCCGGGTTCTGTACCTTACGGTTTCTATCATTTATCTACGTTGCAAATTGCTTTACAACTCCAGCAACCTACCCCCCGACTCAGCCGGGAAAGCTTAAAGCGTCGGTATACATGGTCTTGCAACCCGTCAGACGTACGGCTACTCCGGTCACCCGGAATACCGGTAGGCTCTTACCCCACCTTTTCACCCTTATTCCGAAACGTTAAACGCCCGGAACGGTTATTTTCTGTTACGTTACTATACCCTCACGGATATCTTCCCGTTAGGAAGCACGGTTCCCTGTGTTGCCCGGACTTTCCTCTCTCCCTTGCGGGACAGCGATAGAACGGCCTGCTATTATAATGAAAAATAATTCTCTAATTCTCAATTCCACTGAAAGGCGCTGACCTTTCAATTCATAACCGGATCTTCCGGGAAATTCGCCCATACCTTGTATCTTCCCCCCAATTCCGACATCGATTTTTCCCACAATCCATCCGGAGACCTGTGAAAAATCCCTTCACCGCTAATCTGTCCCACCATCCATGAATTTTCTTCCAGCTCGCTCTCTAACTGACCGGTATCCCAGCCGCTATATCCGGCAAAAAAACGAACTTCATCCTGTAAAATATCTCCGCTGTTCAACATACGCACCAAGTGAGTAAAATCACCTCCCCAAAACACACCGTCCCGGATCAATAAAGAATCAGGAAGTTCCGCATGCGTATGTATATAATAAAGTCGGTTTTGCTCTACCGGCCCTCCCAAATACACCGGAAAATCAATTTTTTTCAATTCACTGACCAGTTCAGAAGTCGTATAAGGCAAAACTTTATTCAACGTAAAACCAATTGTCCCATTTTTATCGTGCTCAACAATATATATGACCGCCCGGGAAAAATATTTTCCTTTCAAAAAAGGTTCGGCAATCAGAATATCACCGACACCGACATTTTTACGATTGTATTTTATTTTAAATAAATCCTGAAACTGTTCGTCCACAAATATTCGTATTTTTACCTGTCAAAAATAGCAAATTATTTTGGTATGGTAAGAATATTCTTCGTCATACTTTGGGTATTATTTTATGCAAACGCTTTAAAAGCACAACAAATTGTCGTGCCGGCAACAGTCGTACACGGCGACACGCTTCCCCATCTGAACCTGGAAGAAGTAAATGTATTTG
It encodes the following:
- a CDS encoding L-serine ammonia-lyase, giving the protein MKSIREIYNIGYGPSSSHTMGPSRAAGFFVGRHPEVEKIRVTLYGSLALTGKGHGTDTAIMKVVPRPEDTEIIWKPDITLPKHPNGMVFEAISQGQVIDSWTVYSIGGGALWDEIGTFDGGDVYPTTSMSEVIRWCLDEGCTFVDYVTKYEGEEIFIYLEEVWKQMQETLEKGLQAEGVLPGALKLARKASSYNIKAMQSSGSSRPMGMLFAAALAVSEENAGGGRVVTAPTCGASGVVPAVMYFLKHDQKMPDYRIIRGLATAALIGNIVKSNGSISGAEVGCQGELGTACAMAAGAATQIWGGTPRQIEYAAEMGFEHNLGLTCDPVLGYVQIPCIERNAFVAQKAREAALYALFSDGRHMVSFDEVVKTMMETGRDMQAKYRETSLGGLASVCIKRLKCDLNDTL
- a CDS encoding YqgE/AlgH family protein; translation: MDEQFQDLFKIKYNRKNVGVGDILIAEPFLKGKYFSRAVIYIVEHDKNGTIGFTLNKVLPYTTSELVSELKKIDFPVYLGGPVEQNRLYYIHTHAELPDSLLIRDGVFWGGDFTHLVRMLNSGDILQDEVRFFAGYSGWDTGQLESELEENSWMVGQISGEGIFHRSPDGLWEKSMSELGGRYKVWANFPEDPVMN
- a CDS encoding bifunctional nuclease family protein, encoding MERIKLKILGLSYSMAQTGAYALILTDEADLHRIPIIIGMPEAQSIAIQLEKLQPQRPLTHDLIKSLTDSLSVTLKEVFIYRLDAGIFYSELYFETPSNTIKIDSRTSDAIALALRFGCPVYTTPEIIEKAGILVSQEVREQQQGEIHNSVINVEENQYKDYTVQELTKLMEEAIQREDYETASKYRDLLKTKKK